A region from the Triticum urartu cultivar G1812 chromosome 1, Tu2.1, whole genome shotgun sequence genome encodes:
- the LOC125533003 gene encoding uncharacterized protein LOC125533003, producing the protein MMILTALCLWSFFQVYGRWPIPNAHPPPAGDQRVQRLATRASIALAAAATLFLLYLVRHASTPCFPASHTIPLSLFPRNSCDAASRRVLPPDRRLAKLRSSSRWRRRSTALASSVFPPLHGLRLLANSSRVLCLAAGAGNAVDALHAAGVSEVTGIDLVDFPPLVRRADPHRLPFSDGAFDLIFSDDPAGISGALFPARVAAEAERAVRHGGAIALAVDWQQDPAAVPALFRRSRVVDTRAVTLDGSQVRLLIFQSNGTTHPR; encoded by the exons ATGATGATCTTAACAGCGCTGTGCTTGTGGTCCTTTTTTCAAGTGTACGGCAG ATGGCCGATTCCTAACGCGCACCCGCCGCCGGCGGGGGATCAGCGGGTCCAGCGGCTGGCTACCCGCGCTTCCATCGCACTCGCCGCTGCGGCTACACTCTTCCTCCTGTACCTCGTCCGGCACGCCTCCACCCCCTGCTTCCCCGCGTCCCACACcatccccctctctctcttcccccgcAACTCCTGCGACGCCGCCTCCCGCCGCGTCCTCCCCCCGGACCGTCGGCTCGCAAAGCTCCGCTCATCCTCTCGCTGGCGCCGCCGCTCCACTGCGCTAGCTTCCTCTGTATTCCCCCCGCTACACGGCCTCCGCCTCCTGGCCAACTCCTCCCGCGTCCTCTGCCTCGCCGCCGGAGCCGGCAACGCCGTCGACGCGCTCCACGCAGCGGGAGTAAGCGAAGTGACCGGGATCGACCTCGTGGACTTCCCGCCGCTCGTCCGTCGCGCAGACCCCCATCGCCTCCCCTTCTCTGACGGTGCCTTCGATCTCATCTTCTCTGACGACCCGGCGGGGATCTCCGGTGCGCTCTTCCCGGCTCGCGTCGCCGCGGAGGCCGAGCGCGCTGTCCGCCACGGAGGCGCCATCGCCCTCGCCGTCGACTGGCAGCAGGACCCCGCCGCCGTCCCCGCGCTCTTCAGGAGGTCGCGCGTCGTGGATACCAGGGCTGTCACCTTGGATGGCTCCCAGGTCAGGTTGCTAATTTTTCAGAGTAATGGCACCACCCACCCGCGATGA
- the LOC125536968 gene encoding scarecrow-like protein 32 yields MEQELRSGGAVRAQSTLCFSGALVDGPRIQQLLLHCAAALESNDVTLAQQAMWVLNNIASAQGDPNQRLTSSLLRGLVARACRTCGSPRADSMGPPPALGSQRAMSVTELADYVDLTPWHRFGFTASNGAILRAVAGRDAVHVVDLGVTRCMQWPTLIDALSKRPGGPPALRITVPSVRPAGPPLLGVPDEEIGLRLANFAKSKGVRLEFNVVNKSTATSSPSPTKLQTLCEELACVLSDPPALRLRDGEALVVNCQSWLRHVAPGSRDGFVDAVRALDPCLVTVTDEDADLDSPSLATRIAGCFNFHWILFDALDTSAPRDSPRRLEHEAAVGQKIESVVGADGTERSESGARLAERMRRKGFAGVGFGEDEVAEVRHLLSEHATGWGVKREEDMLVLTWKGHAAVFTTAWAPN; encoded by the coding sequence ATGGAGCAGGAGCTGCGGAGCGGCGGGGCGGTCAGGGCGCAGAGCACGCTGTGCTTCTCCGGCGCGCTGGTGGACGGGCCCCGGATCCAGCAGCTGCTCCTCCACTGCGCCGCCGCGCTCGAGTCCAACGACGTCACGCTGGCGCAGCAGGCCATGTGGGTGCTCAACAACATCGCCTCCGCGCAGGGGGACCCCAACCAGCGCCTCACCTCGTCGCTCCTCCGCGGCCTCGTCGCGCGCGCCTGCCGGACCTGCGGCTCCCCGCGCGCCGACAGCATGGGGCCGCCCCCGGCGCTGGGATCGCAGCGGGCCATGTCCGTCACGGAGCTCGCCGACTACGTCGACCTCACCCCGTGGCACCGGTTCGGCTTCACCGCCTCCAACGGCGCCATCCTCCGCGCCGTCGCCGGGAGGGACGCCGTGCACGTTGTGGACCTTGGAGTCACGCGCTGCATGCAGTGGCCCACGCTCATCGACGCGCTCTCTAAAAGGCCCGGGGGCCCGCCGGCGCTCCGCATCACCGTGCCGTCCGTCCGGCCCGCCGGCCCGCCGCTGCTCGGCGTGCCGGACGAGGAGATAGGTCTCAGGCTGGCCAACTTTGCCAAGTCCAAAGGCGTGCGCCTGGAGTTCAACGTCGTCAACAAGAGCACGGCCACGTCATCTCCATCTCCGACGAAGCTGCAGACGCTTTGCGAGGAGCTCGCCTGCGTCCTCTCCGACCCGCCGGCGCTGCGGCTAAGAGACGGCGAGGCGCTCGTGGTGAACTGCCAGAGCTGGCTCCGGCACGTGGCGCCGGGCTCGAGGGACGGCTTCGTGGACGCGGTCCGGGCGCTGGACCCGTGCCTGGTCACCGTGACCGACGAGGACGCCGACCTGGACTCGCCGAGCCTGGCCACGCGCATCGCGGGCTGCTTCAACTTCCACTGGATCCTCTTCGACGCGCTCGACACGTCGGCGCCCAGGGACAGCCCGCGGCGGCTGGAGCACGAGGCGGCCGTGGGCCAGAAGATCGAGAGCGTCGTCGGCGCCGACGGCACCGAGCGGTCCGAGTCCGGCGCGCGGCTCGCGGAGAGGATGCGGCGCAAAGGGTTCGCCGGCGTGGGGTTCGGCGAGGACGAGGTGGCCGAGGTGCGGCACCTGCTGAGCGAGCACGCGACGGGGTGGGGCGTGAAGCGGGAGGAGGACATGCTGGTGCTCACGTGGAAGGGGCATGCAGCCGTGTTCACCACTGCCTGGGCGCCCAACTAA